The nucleotide sequence GTTTATTCGAAACTTTCTGTACCATCTTAAAATTTGTGATTTTCTTTATAAAGACTGataattagaattattattattttagactTTTCATGaaacaatatttttttatttctagcTAAAGTACTTGACTAATTTAGGGTATACGGGGTGTAAGCGGGGAATGTAATCGGTGACCCCATTCACCTaaggggaacaccgccgccatcccttaGGTGAGTGGGTGAGGGGAGTGAAATGGGTGGCGGCTTACCgaagagaggagaggagagagggaggagagagagaggccTTGTCCAATCAcagctttccttttttttttttaaaaaaaaaaaaaaaaaaccaattcacctaagaggggagtggcgccatcaaattggggtgttaggggagtttaagaggggacttgacgtggcacacggggattggtttggcgtaagagaggggactcacctattaggtgagcacccccttcacccttagaAACTAAATCTACGATGTTTAATATCGGATATAACTATAGCACAAAAAGATTGCTAGAAAAAGGAAATTATTATTTTCAATAAAAAGTCTCAAACAATAATTGTAAAACTTTTCGGATCAAATCATAATTTTTATAACTTGCTGCTGAAtggcaatgttttaaaaaccagtTTTATAAATTGTACCGGGTTAGGCTCAGAAATGATTTAACCGGTTGAACAGGGTTATACCGGACGGTTCAACTGGGTTTAATTAACCCTATAAATCCATAAAATACAATTTTTACTCAAAAAATAATCAAAAAATACATCATTTTATCATAAAAAATATTTCAAAAGTTAATCCATAATCAAAAAAGTCACTATTGGTAGCTTTTTGGACGCTAGGTTTTATTAAGAAGGTAAATTGTTACCTTTTTGGGCTCATAAAAAATTAaaagtccaaattttaacctttgaCCCGGTACCGGTATATCAGTTTAAACCGGTATAACCCGATTTGCTGGTGGTACAACTTCTTTGCCATTCCCTTAGTTTACCGGTATGATTCGTGTCGGCCAACTTAACGGGTTCAACCGGCCGGtaggtttttaaaacattgactGAAAGGTCAATTTCTTCTAACGAGTAACAATATCACTTGCTCATTACAGATTATTAATGTTTATTAAACTCATACCTTTTTATTAAGATTGTATAATTAAACATTGTAAGGTTTAAATTGTTAAAAAATAGTTGGTATTACAAAATGAAGATATGGTGTAGACCATCAACTCCACATTCAAAAGCATTCTTATGATGCccctgccccccccccccccccacacacacacacacacactctctcttcaTTTTCATGGAAGAAAACACAGATGACAAAAAAGAAAAAACCCCTCTATGTAAAAGAATAAAATAATTGCATGAGAAAAAGCATATTTTTATATTGAGATTGTGACATAAGACCACCCACAAAACAGAGCTCTCTGTTCCCCAAAATCTTCTCATGTAAAAAACCTTGAAAGGAGAAAGCTTATGCTCCAAGCacaacttattattattattattctccaatttttatttttaaatcttGAAGAGGGTACCTTAACCTTACCCTTTATTTTAATGTGTatataaatacaaaaaaataacTGAACCAAAGAAGCAAAGCATCTCTTGACTCTTGTTCTTGAAAACCTCCTCCTGTGAGTATCTCAACTTTCCTTTGCTTACAATTAACAACTAGAAATCTTTTCATCCTCTTTCATAGTCTTCCCATATttaatctatctatctatcttttAGTGGAAATTCAAATCTAAAGTTTGGAATCTTGAGTTATGCTTCATGATTTCAACCATTAATGAAGTTGAAAATGCATGGGGAGCTGTTTTTTTTGTCCTTTCTTGGAACCCCTGCATTGCTATATATCacatgatcatcatcatcatctccttTCATCAACACAATCTTTGCTAAACTTTTCACTTTCCCATAAACTAATTCATATGAAACTTCAAACATCTATTTCATGTTCATAGCTTTGTAACTTTGTAACATCATTTGTTAGAAGATACAAGTTAGAACACATTTTTTGGTCACAAAATGGATTTCTTGACAGGAGGGTCGAAGAACACGTGGCAGCCTGTGATGGGGCCTGATACAACCACCTCAAGTTATTGGTTGAACTGGAGAGGGTTGTTATGTTGTGTATGGATATTGACAGCAATGGGTATAGCTTCATATCTTATAACAAAATATGAAGGAGCTTCAAATCGAAAAtcaagaaaaagagaaaatgaagaTGAGGTGGATGATTATGGAGGGGTGTTGTATGATGATGAAATTTGGAAGCCATGTTTGGAAGGAATACATCCAGCTTGGTTGATGAGTTATAGAATATTAGCTTTTATTGTGCTCTTGATTCTTATTATCCTAAATGCCATTGTTGATGGAGGTAGCATATTTTACTACTACACAcagtaagtttttttttaaatcttccaTTATGAAATCAATCTTTATTTTCTTCACTTGATTTTAAAGATTTCCTCAATTTACCCATGTCACAATTACATAATTGGTtgtgtaaaaatattttttaaggGTATTTTAGATATTTGGTTACCTTATATTTTTGTGAACGGTGAAACTTTTACGTAAAATAGAAAAAGGGTCAGCAAGAAACTGGAACCGGTTACCTTAGATGTTCATTGAAAGAATCACAATTGGCTTAATTTCACCTTTTAAAATCCTATGGTGTTCAAACtcttaatattaatttattatttattaaaactAGATAACTTTTTGAAAGCTTAATATCAGAATGGCTTTATTCTGATTCTTCAATTTCATGCATTTGTTTTTTAGATTTATGGTTTTTACAATCATGATTCTGAAATCTCACCTTTTGTTCTTTTGGGTGGTTATCACAGGTGGACATTTACATTGGTTACTATATATTTTGGGGTATGTAATATGTTTCATTCCTTTTTTTCTTTATCTTTCTTTATTAAAGCTactatttttataaattttaagtTTCTTGATTTATGTTCTATTGttcttggtgtctttcttgccaCAGATAGGATCTTTATTGTCAATGTATGGATGCTATCAACACCACAACAAAGTTGGTGGTGACAGAAGTGAGGGATTAGATGAAGAACAAGCTGAAATTACCAATTTACCCAATGCTGCTAAATTTGCGGGTCCTAATGATCATAAACACCCTCGCCAAGTCGCTGGCATTTGGGGCTATGTTTTTCAGATCATGTTTCAGACGCTGGCAGGCGCGGTTGTGCTTACagactgtgttttctggttaatCATGGTTCCATTTCTAACCATTAAAGATTATAATTTGAATTTTGTAAGTACGACATATACTTTGTTCAATTCGATTAAACAACGTTATCTTtcgtttatgtttttttttttgggtgttaTATGATGCAGTTGATTATAAACATGCACTCCATCAATGCTGTGTTTTTAGTTGGTGACACTGCCTTAAATAGCTTGGTAagttatttttgtatttttattttttaacacaAATTGTGACATCTTATTCATGACAATGACCCTTATAAATGCGAAATTTGCAGCGATTTCCGTGGTTTCGAATTGCATACTTTACCCTGTGGACATGTATTTTCGTCATTTTCCAATGGATCGTTCACGCATGCATAGCACTTTGGTATACTGTCTGTCTTTCTATTTCTATATACTTTGAAACATTTTATATTTACAAAAAATTTATAAGATTAGCTTTATTAACAAATTGATGGTAATCTTAATAGGTGGCCTTATCCTTTTCTTGATCTGTCATCCCCATTCTCTCCAATATGGTATGTTCTCTTACAAGACTACACATGTTGTATGTGTTTTCATCAAGAAATTGCTTCTAAACCTTTTGACATATGGTATGTTTGCAGGTACTTATTGCTGGCATTGTTGCACTTACCATGCTATGGAGTTTTTGCTTTAGTTATAAAACTGAAGCATTGTCTCTTGTCAAAATGGTTCCCGGATTCTAACCGATATATATTATAACCACAAAAGAAACGTTACATAGATTTTCTTGCTAAAAAAGGAAAGTCTTCTTTATAAAGACGAGTGGTGACAAACATAGAGGCTGACCGAACACCCGAGATTTCTTGTGAGACTGATACAAATGTTAGAATGTTAATAGCATTCCTAGAAAATTAGGAATATAACTGTTTGATGTAATTATATATTGTATACAAGCTTATAGCATTATAAAAGAAGTGTTTTcttattttttaaactttttttttgttgttgttgttatacCTAGTACCTTATGTTTTATGATATGGGG is from Helianthus annuus cultivar XRQ/B chromosome 9, HanXRQr2.0-SUNRISE, whole genome shotgun sequence and encodes:
- the LOC110879801 gene encoding uncharacterized protein LOC110879801 isoform X1, encoding MDFLTGGSKNTWQPVMGPDTTTSSYWLNWRGLLCCVWILTAMGIASYLITKYEGASNRKSRKRENEDEVDDYGGVLYDDEIWKPCLEGIHPAWLMSYRILAFIVLLILIILNAIVDGGSIFYYYTQWTFTLVTIYFGIGSLLSMYGCYQHHNKVGGDRSEGLDEEQAEITNLPNAAKFAGPNDHKHPRQVAGIWGYVFQIMFQTLAGAVVLTDCVFWLIMVPFLTIKDYNLNFLIINMHSINAVFLVGDTALNSLRFPWFRIAYFTLWTCIFVIFQWIVHACIALWWPYPFLDLSSPFSPIWYLLLALLHLPCYGVFALVIKLKHCLLSKWFPDSNRYIL
- the LOC110879801 gene encoding uncharacterized protein LOC110879801 isoform X2, coding for MGPDTTTSSYWLNWRGLLCCVWILTAMGIASYLITKYEGASNRKSRKRENEDEVDDYGGVLYDDEIWKPCLEGIHPAWLMSYRILAFIVLLILIILNAIVDGGSIFYYYTQWTFTLVTIYFGIGSLLSMYGCYQHHNKVGGDRSEGLDEEQAEITNLPNAAKFAGPNDHKHPRQVAGIWGYVFQIMFQTLAGAVVLTDCVFWLIMVPFLTIKDYNLNFLIINMHSINAVFLVGDTALNSLRFPWFRIAYFTLWTCIFVIFQWIVHACIALWWPYPFLDLSSPFSPIWYLLLALLHLPCYGVFALVIKLKHCLLSKWFPDSNRYIL